Proteins from one Podarcis raffonei isolate rPodRaf1 chromosome 1, rPodRaf1.pri, whole genome shotgun sequence genomic window:
- the LOC128402669 gene encoding proline-rich protein 36-like — protein sequence TGALAGCCSSVVVVAGAVRLKRAHPGQAEAPAGLESGGWNAPGRPSPGLHAAASAPPPPPPPSPPPPRSRPAAGWGLEARPLLGPARSRPEEGAAAAAASPAPAAAPAPAAPSAEEGSAAVLPPLLRARCCCCCRRLRARRRCALTPRKQQRQQRAPCSAQAPSSLPASSSAANRRPPQRRPLRRARQSPGTWPAPASQSPHQPPAPAKSQRSLQGKAGRRGGRLPADTAWPRPPSRGRGVPTRAAASSARAPPPRRPTCLLGSPVAPLVRPIALFPPAQVPICFSHPPLDVSGAGAPSLLASAAPRASPRGFPRGEEKRLDEVYLARLRPSPAPQILPLLFPSLFLALSHNGLAVTLVGHQQHPPPPLPFERLFLCCIQSPREIFHIQVTGSTCQSPSTRSRPHRPEPLCFLPIYFAQKFLG from the coding sequence ACCGGGGCGCTGGCGGGCTGCTGCTCCTCCGTCGTCGTCGTTGCCGGCGCTGTTCGGCTCAAGCGGGCCCACCCAGGGCAGGCGGAGGCCCCGGCCGGGCTGGAATCCGGCGGCTGGAACGCCCCAGGGCGCCCGAGTCCCGGGCTCCACGCTGCTGCGTcagcgccgcctcctcctcctcctccttcgccgccgccgccgcgtagCCGCCCGGCTGCGGGATGGGGACTGGAGGCGCGCCCCCTTCTGGGGCCCGCGCGCTCAAGGCCGGAGGAGggggcggcggctgctgctgcttctcctgctcccGCCGCGGCTCCCGCTCCCGCCGCTCCCTCGGCCGAGGAAGGCTCGGCTGCCGTCCTGCCGCCGCTGCTCCgcgcccgctgctgctgctgctgccgccgcctccgcgCCCGCCGCCGATGTGCTCTAACTCCCCgaaagcagcagcggcagcagcgagcCCCTTGCTCCGCTCAGGCTCCGTCCTCCCTTCCTGCTTCCTCGTCGGCAGCCAATCGGCGCCCTCCCCAGCGCCGTCCGCTCCGACGCGCCCGCCAATCGCCAGGCACCTGGCCCGCCCCCGCTAGCCAATCTCCGCACCAACCACCCGCCCCAGCCAAGTCCCAGCGCAGCTTGCAAGGCAAGGCAGGCAGGCGAGGCGGGCGGCTCCCAGCGGACACGGCATGGCCACGGCCGCCCAGCCGGGGGAGGGGCGTCCCCACGCGAGCGGCAGCATCCTCCGCGCGCGCCCCGCCCCCCCGCCGCCCAACCTGTCTTCTCGGCAGCCCCGTCGCGCCTCTAGTCCGCCCCATCGCTCTTTTCCCGCCTGCCCAAGTCCCCATCTGCTTTTCCCATCCTCCCCTGGACGTGAGCGGGGCGGGGGCGCCTTCCCTCCTCGCCTCGGCCGCCCCTCGTGCTTCCCCACGCGGCTTTCCTCGCGGGGAAGAGAAACGCCTCGATGAAGTTTATTTAGCCCGGCTCCGTccgtcccccgccccccaaattctccccctcctcttcccgtCGCTCTTTCTCGCCCTGTCACACAACGGACTAGCCGTCACCTTGGTCGGCCACCAAcagcaccctcctcctcctcttccattcgAGCGCCTCTTCCTTTGTTGCATCCAGTCCCCTCGGGAGATCTTCCATATTCAGGTCACCGGCTCTACTTGTCAGTCACCGTCCACCAGAAGCCGCCCACATCGACCCGAGCCCCTCTGCTTTCTACCCATCTACTTTGCCCAGAAGTTCCTAGGCTAG